In the genome of Aspergillus flavus chromosome 8, complete sequence, one region contains:
- a CDS encoding putative integral membrane protein — protein MDLSKIPVAPPPPGVTPKFDNPEGSKFKIYSVSLAMCSSATLVLLLRLYTRFYLLRTYGLDDLFCVMGQICAWIFAILSVISKYTQLCQYSLDTHLTDEDIKNGYGVHVWDLHLDKITPFKKYDLAEEDVYALGVWFVKTAILLFYLRLNPEKRFRQMTFAIMGFVAFYSLLSILIFTLGCNPVQAMWDVTIKDAKCVDQFAFVYANAAFNVFSDLVTLILPIKICWSLQTSVRQRMLLMVVFGTGSFCCVVAILRIVTMMPYIHSSDFTHFKVTLANWCMIEINVGIICACLPTMRPLLARCFPRIFSSIDRSNNKNYKGSDGSYSLKQRKKIHNWDHLTTLQGTQLTTQDPENLKHSESVQELVKPDGHNDAQGIMTSTEYSVTYNRDHSHLT, from the exons ATGGACTTGAGCAAGATACCAGTGGCCCCTCCGCCACCGGGAGTTACTCCCAAGTTTGACAACCCGGAGGGGTCGAAGTTCAAGATTTACTCCGTCAGTCTTGCAATGTGTTCATCCGCAACCCTTGTATTACTTCTTCGATTGTATACGCGTTTCTACCTTCTAAGAACATATGGCTTAGatgatt TGTTCTGTGTGATGGGGCAGATCTGTGCATGGATTTTCGCCATCCTGAGCGTAATCAGTAAGTATACTCAGCTGTGTCAATATTCATTAGACACGCATCTAACAGACGAAGACATCAAGAACGGATACGGTGTACATGTCTGGGACTTGCATCTTGACAAAATAACGCCATTCAAGAAG TATGATctcgcagaagaagacgTCTACGCGCTCGGTGTCTGGTTCGTCAAAACGGCTATATTACTCTTCTACCTCCGACTCAATCCCGAGAAACGTTTCCGCCAAATGACCTTCGCAATCATGGGCTTCGTCGCTTTCTACAGTCTACTGAGCATCCTTATCTTTACACTCGGATGCAACCCAGTTCAGGCTATGTGGGACGTCACTATTAAAGATGCCAAATGTGTCGACCAGTTTGCGTTCGTGTACGCCAATGCGGCCTTCAACGTGTTCTCCGACCTTGTGACTCTGATCCTCCCTATTAAGATTTGCTGGTCGCTGCAGACGTCGGTGAGACAAAGGATGCTTCTTATGGTTGTTTTTGGGACGGGCTCATT TTGCTGTGTCGTAGCTATCCTACGAATCGTGACCATGATGCCTTATATTCACAGCAGTGACTTTACACACTTCAAGGTCACACTCGCGAACTGGTG TATGATCGAAATCAACGTAGGCATAATATGTGCCTGTCTACCAACGATGCGACCGCTGCTAGCACGCTGCTTCCCACGAATCTTCAGCAGCATCGACCGGAGCAATAACAAAAATTACAAAGGCTCAGACGGCAGCTATTCCCTGAAGCAGCGCAAGAAGATCCATAACTGGGACCACCTCACAACCCTGCAAGGCACTCAACTCACGACACAAGATCCGGAGAATCTGAAGCATTCGGAAAGTGTTCAAGAGTTGGTTAAGCCTGATGGACACAATGATGCCCAGGGAATCATGACGAGTACGGAATATTCAGTGACCTATAATAGGGACCATAGCCATCTCACTTAG
- a CDS encoding O-methyltransferase — protein MGSIDPNFDPIQEELDQVIAAATRYKERLSEADSYDARYDLMAKAGRLYQTIRGPADMVFSKFEDAANMGAIRALLEAGVFHVIPAGGESISAKEISAKTGVDKEVIVRLMRAVTPMGPFRETGEEEYAHTPFSEIYMAPQMMAVYKLMVDEYFTPMLRNHEFLRQQNWQNNFRLRNNPYTFVQNCEGETMFEHISKFPDRFTTFNEAMVAQDSGLIAIGLYPFADELSKLAEDNTATIVDVGGGRGHILRQIKKSAPELKGKFILQDQATVIADNGTETQPYGIEAMAHDFFQPQPIKGALVYYIRRCLHDWPDEPESRQILENLAAAMDPEKSRVLITEYILPEVGSNMFHAWMDHTMMTFAGRERTEKDWERLLDISGLKLVKVWRAPGIPVGVVEARLK, from the exons ATGGGCAGCATCGATCCAAATTTCGATCCCATCCAGGAGGAACTGGACCAGGTCATTGCTGCCGCTACGAGGTACAAGGAGCGTTTATCTGAGGCAGACAGCTACGATGCGAGATACGATCTTATGGCAAAGGCCGGGCGCCTCTATCAAACCATACGCGGGCCTGCAGATATGGTTTTTTCTAAGTTTGAGGAT GCAGCGAATATGGGAGCAATCAGAGCGCTCCTTGAAGCAGGCGTCTTTCATGTCATCCCTGCAGGAGGGGAGAGTATTTCCGCAAAGGAAATTTCAGCAAAGACAGGAGTGGACAAAGAGGTGATAG TGCGACTCATGCGCGCGGTGACCCCGATGGGACCCTTCCGAGAGACcggagaagaggaatacGCCCACACGCCATTTTCAGAGATCTATATGGCACCCCAAATGATGGCGGTCTATAAACTAAT GGTGGATGAATACTTCACACCTATGTTAAGAAATCATGAATTTTTGCGCCAACAGAACTGGCAGAACAACTTCCGTCTGCGAAATAACCCTTATACATTTGTACAAAACTGCGAAGGGGAAACTATGTTTGAACACATATCGAAGTTCCCCGACCGCTTTACGACCTTCAATGAGGCCATGGTAGCCCAAGACTCAGGACTGATTGCAATTGGCCTCTATCCCTTTGCGGACGAATTGAGTAAGTTAGCTGAGGACAACACGGCTACCATTGTCGATGTGGGAGGGGGCCGGGGTCACATCTTGCGTCAAATTAAGAAAAGCGCTCCTGAGCTGAAGGGAAAGTTCATACTCCAGGACCAGGCCACCGTTATCGCAGACAATGGAACAGAAACGCAACCGTATGGCATCGAAGCCATGGCACATGATTTTTTCCAGCCACAACCTATTAAAG GGGCGCTGGTCTACTATATTCGCCGATGTCTCCACGACTGGCCCGATGAGCCAGAATCAAGGCAGATTCTGGAGAACCTGGCTGCAGCAATGGATCCCGAAAAGTCCCGGGTGTTGATCACCGAATATATCTTGCCAGAAGTTGGCTCCAACATGTTTCATGCGTGGATGGACCACACTATGATGACGTTTGCTGGACGGGAACGCACAGAGAAAGATTGGGAGCGTCTACTGGATATATCTGGTCTAAAGTTGGTCAAGGTGTGGAGAGCTCCAGGAATACCGGTCGGCGTTGTTGAGGCTCGCTTGAAGTAA